One genomic region from Ammospiza caudacuta isolate bAmmCau1 chromosome 1, bAmmCau1.pri, whole genome shotgun sequence encodes:
- the LOC131559430 gene encoding leukocyte elastase inhibitor A-like produces MCSLSAANAKFCLDFFRELNKRKRNENIFFSPLSLSAAFGMVVLGARGSTLEQIEKVFHFREVLSSTRQENRYPSEQVQLCIGKLKPTTKHLFSCLKCEEDEGVHSQFQALLAEVSEPGPGCCLTIANRLFGEITYPFFQQYLDSTKKFYRAELEPVNFKYTEEEVRDKINFWVENETKGKIKDLFAAGFIDPSTVLVLVNAIYFKGKWAVEFKKEDTKEAYFHLNKNERRKVQMMFQEGYFNMAIVEELKTKVLELQYFNNELSMFILLPDDDCEDFTGLEQLECALTYEKLAEWTSSSTMQPLRVKVYLPQFKMEESYVLNNTLQEMGVMNVFDWGKADLSGISVKGGLVMSKAIQKTIVEVNEEGTEAGCSMGLLAMPLCCPETCEFRADRPFLFFIRHNQTNTILFFGRYSSP; encoded by the exons ATGTGCTCTCTCAGTGCAGCCAATGCCAAGTTCTGTCTTGACTTTTTCAGAGAgctgaacaaaagaaaaagaaatgaaaacatctttttctCCCCACTAAGTCTGTCAGCTGCCTTTGGAATGGTTGTCCTCGGAGCCAGGGGCAGCACACTTGAGCAGATTGAGAAG GTCTTTCATTTCAGAGAAGTTTTGAGCAGTACGAGACAGGAAAACAGATACCCTTCTGAGCAG GTCCAACTTTGCATAGGAAAGCTCAAGCCTACCACGAAAcatctgttttcctgtttgaagtgtgaagaagatgaaggagtccattcccagttccaGGCTCTGTTGGCTGAAGTCAGTGAACCTGGACCAGGCTGTTGTCTCACCATTGCCAACAGGCTCTTTGGAGAAATTACTTATCCATTCTTTCAG CAATACTTGGATTCCACAAAGAAATTCTATCGAGCAGAACTGGAACCAGTAAATTTTAAATACACTGAAGAAGAAGTCAGAGACAAAATTAACTTCTGGgttgaaaatgaaacaaaag gtaaaATCAAAGACCTATTTGCTGCTGGTTTTATTGACCCCTCTACTGTACTTGTCCTGGTCAATGCtatatattttaaaggaaagtgGGCAgtagaatttaaaaaagaagacaCTAAGGAAGCATATTTCCACCTGAACAAG AATGAGAGAAGGAAAGTGCAGATGATGTTTCAAGAAGGATATTTTAACATGGCCATCGTAGAGGAACTGAAAACAAAAGTCCTAGAGCTCCAGTACTTCAATAATGAACTGAGCATGTTCATTCTTCTTCCTGACGATGACTGTGAGGACTTTACTGGCCTAGAACAG CTTGAATGTGCCCTCACCTACGAAAAACTGGCAGAATGGACCAGCTCGTCTACGATGCAACCGCTGAGAGTGAAGGTGTACCTGCCCCAGTTCAAGATGGAGGAAAGTTATGTTCTCAACAACACTCTCCAGGAGATGGGAGTAATGAATGTTTTTGACTGGGGAAAAGCTGATTTGTCGGGAATCTCTGTGAAAGGTGGCTTGGTTATGTCCAAGGCCATCCAGAAGACAATTGTGGAAGTCAATGAAGAGGGCACTGAGGCAGGTTGTTCCATGGGGCTCCTTGCAATGCCTCTGTGCTGTCCAGAAACTTGTGAGTTCAGAGCTGACCGTCCATTCCTCTTCTTCATCAGACACAACCAAACCAACACCATTCTCTTCTTTGGAAGATATTCCTCTCCTTAA